In one window of Microbacterium dextranolyticum DNA:
- a CDS encoding CGNR zinc finger domain-containing protein, translating into MVFIHDTEMSLRAAAALVNTLPGTAGVATDGLTTQADVDAYLREFSYTGTIRRDGAELDAVRANRPRLRALWDVDRRGAVPLVNAMLRDGHALPQLVLHDGFDWHIHATEPEAPLSTRMLVEAAMAFVDVIRADRWDRVRTCSADDCDAVYVDFSKNGSKRYCDTGNCGNRMNVIAYRRRKAAETA; encoded by the coding sequence ATGGTTTTCATCCATGACACAGAGATGTCACTGCGCGCTGCTGCCGCGCTCGTCAACACCCTCCCCGGGACGGCGGGGGTCGCCACCGACGGCCTGACGACCCAGGCCGACGTCGACGCCTACCTTCGCGAGTTCTCGTACACAGGAACCATCCGGCGCGATGGCGCCGAACTGGATGCCGTGCGCGCGAATCGCCCGCGTCTGCGCGCACTGTGGGACGTCGACCGGCGCGGCGCGGTTCCGCTCGTGAACGCGATGCTCCGAGACGGGCACGCACTGCCCCAACTCGTCCTCCACGACGGCTTCGACTGGCACATCCACGCCACTGAGCCCGAGGCGCCGCTGTCGACGCGGATGCTGGTCGAGGCGGCGATGGCCTTCGTCGACGTCATACGCGCCGATCGATGGGACCGGGTGCGCACCTGCTCAGCGGACGACTGCGACGCGGTGTACGTCGACTTCTCCAAGAACGGGTCGAAGCGCTACTGCGATACCGGCAACTGCGGAAATCGTATGAACGTCATCGCATACCGTCGGCGGAAGGCCGCAGAAACCGCATGA